Proteins encoded within one genomic window of Tachysurus vachellii isolate PV-2020 chromosome 16, HZAU_Pvac_v1, whole genome shotgun sequence:
- the arfgap3 gene encoding ADP-ribosylation factor GTPase-activating protein 3 isoform X2: MTEPTKQDISAIFKRLRAIATNKACFDCFAKNPSWASITYGVFLCIDCSGTHRSLGVHLSFIRSTELDSNWSWFQLRCMQVGGNASASAFFNQHGCTATETNVKYNSRAAQRYREKIKTLATQATRQHGTELWLDSQAPLSPTSPVDKQEDFFSQHTQNDGSSFQQNLYQPQETTLEDKNNNDNQEGPSVELLSVSPKAVPETSLLKKKPTAAKKSLGAKKGGLGAQKVSSQSFSAQEKRAQAVDKLREESTAEKTAKPEEPVVTSLSLAYQDLELQRKKDEKKLCGLDDKKKEQAERLGMGFSNRSGVSHSVLADMQTIQQETPTISQSSSRSRKYSEEEEEEEGYFFIRTSPKYNNVEPQSTDQFFSQWEDIKKKERKKPEPDIYLSSKTSSFEDRTTARRKAETGQIPVSDDAQKKFGGAKAISSDMYFGKQDDAEYEARTRLERFSNNSAISSADLFDEQKKQTSTSYSLSNVLPSAPDMAQLKMGVRSVAGKLSVMASGVVSTIQDRYNT, encoded by the exons ATGACTGAACCCACGAAACAggacatttctgccatttttaaGCGTCTACGCGCAATTGCTACGAATAAG GCATGTTTTGACTGCTTTGCGAAGAACCCCAGCTGGGCTAGCATCACCTATGGTGTGTTCCTGTGTATTGACTGCTCAGGGACACACCGTTCTCTAGGGGTGCATCTGTCCTTTATCAG GTCCACTGAACTGGATTCCAACTGGTCCTGGTTTCAGCTGCGATGCATGCAAGTTGGAGGGAATGCCAGCGct TCTGCCTTTTTTAACCAGCATGGTTGCACTGCCACTGAAACCAATGTCAAATATAACAGCCGTGCAGCCCAGCGTTATAGAGAGAAGATTAAGACATTGGCTACTCAGGCCACAAGACAGCATGGCACTGAG CTCTGGCTGGACAGTCAGGCTCCTCTCTCCCCTACATCTCCTGTGGACAAGCAGGAAGACTTCTTCAGCCAGCACACACAG AATGATGGAAGCTCCTTTCAGCAAAATCTTTATCAACCACAGGAAACAACCTTGgaagacaaaaataataatg ACAATCAAGAAGGCCCTTCTGTTGAGCTTCTCAGTGTTTCTCCAAAAGCTGTTCCAG AGACTTCTCTTCTAAAAAAGAAGCCCACAGCAGCCAAAAAATCT CTGGGTGCTAAAAAAGGAGGTCTGGGGGCTCAAAAAGTGAGCAGCCAGAGTTTCTCAGCACAGGAGAAGAGAGCTCAGGCTGTGGACAAACTGCGTGAAGAGTCAACCGCTGAGAAGACTGCCAAGCCTGAAGAGCCAGT TGTGACATCTCTGAGTCTGGCCTATCAGGATCTGGAGCTCCAGAGAAAGAAGGATGAGAAGAAGCTGTGTGGGCTTGACGACAAGAAGAAGGAGCAGGCAGAGAGGCTTGGAATGGGGTTCTCCAACAGGAG TGGAGTATCTCACTCTGTTCTTGCGGACATGCAGACAATTCAGCAGGAGACTCCCACTATTTCCCAGTCCTCCTCCCGTTCCAGGAAGTacagtgaggaggaggaggaggaagagggctACTTCTTCATTAG GACCTCCCCCAAATATAATAATGTTGAGCCCCAGTCAACTGATCAGTTCTTCTCCCAGTGGGAGGacatcaaaaagaaagaaagaaagaaaccagagCCTGATATTTATTTGAGCTCCAAGACTTCATCATTCGAAGACAG GACTACAGCAAGGAGAAAAGCAGAGACAGGGCAAATACCTGTCTCTGATGATGCCCAGAAGAAATTTGGTGGTGCAAAAGCCATCTCCTCTGACATGTATTTTGGTAAACAAGACGACGCTGAG TATGAAGCAAGAACTCGACTAGAGCGTTTCTCCAACAACTCAGCCATTAGTTCAGCAGATCTGTTTGATGAGCAGAAGAAACAAACTA GTACTTCATACAGCCTGAGCAACGTGCTGCCCAGTGCTCCGGATATGGCCCAGCTGAAGATGGGTGTCCGCTCTGTGGCTGGCAAGCTGTCCGTCATGGCCAGTGGAGTGGTTTCAACTATACAG GATCGCTACAACACATGA
- the ikbip gene encoding inhibitor of nuclear factor kappa-B kinase-interacting protein isoform X2, with protein sequence MGGVDVTAINALAREEPCATPRAAVKGFYVAAWRLRPTSKVQFDLSEGKYFSKMPSDGVKQRKGKAQNGDADTSPSGKTSQCSSVDLRTVVSLLSLSACFLLAWAMLQQNARFNEVEEKYNHLYEKAADLLALEKKFSAASRKLEASEDHLKGALSSLTTLTELQQEVNSLNGIVTAMHEDQHASSRRLQSVNDRFLNVTETWQGGLANVTEDLTMLRNESHSVHGRVTERVNEAEEHLRSLVKRLEELEDSTKRNGRVLDRTEEEDTKNIQKQLDWNTKQVARFQEQLLLLSKRDEELEEKLVEMEPQAKKCQAHLPVVEDAVRSILRIGADLSGTERRLEDLTLQVVGTEDSLIKVLTEILQLQQTLDDLQVRNELGVVKDAMKELKRVHREEDLDFLGEDPEH encoded by the exons ATGGGGGGCGTTGACGTCACTGCTATTAACGCGCTTGCACGCGAGGAGCCGTGCGCGACCCCGCGAGCAGCTGTAAAAGGCTTCTACGTGGCTGCATGGCGGCTGCGTCCAACATCTAAAGTGCAGTTCGACCTTTCTGAAGGAAAATACTTCAGCAAAATGCCGAGCGACGGAGTAAAACAGAGGAAAGGGAAAGCACAGAACGGAGATGCAGACACATCTCCATCTGGAAAAACTTCTCAGTGTTCTTCAGTAGATCTCAGGACTGTAGTGAGTTTGTTGTCTTTGAGTGCCTGCTTTCTCCTCGCCTG GGCCATGCTTCAACAGAACGCCAGGTTTAACGAAGTTGAGGAAAAATACAATCATTTATATGAAAAAGCAGCTGATCTGCTAGCACTGGAGAAGAAATTCAGTGCAGCTTCCAGAAAG TTGGAGGCCTCTGAAGACCATCTGAAGGGGGCACTCTCTTCTCTCACTACGTTAACTGAGTTGCAACAGGAAGTCAACTCCCTCAATGGTATTGTTACAGCTATGCACGAGGACCAACATGCATCATCACGTCGCCTCCAAAGTGTGAACGATCGCTTTTTGAACGTGACAGAGACGTGGCAGGGAGGACTGGCCAACGTGACCGAGGACCTGACGATGCTGAGGAACGAGTCCCACTCAGTTCACGGTCGTGTAACAGAGCGTGTTAACGAAGCTGAGGAGCATCTGCGTTCTCTTGTCAAACGTCTGGAGGAGCTAGAAGACAGCACGAAGAGGAACGGGCGTGTGCTGGATCGCACAGAGGAGGAAGATACCAAGAACATCCAAAAGCAGCTAGACTGGAACACCAAGCAGGTGGCCAGGTTTCAGGAACAGCTCCTGTTGCTCTCTAAGAGAGACGAGGAGCTTGAGGAAAAATTGGTGGAAATGGAGCCACAGGCCAAAAAATGTCAAGCACATCTTCCTGTCGTAGAGGATGCAGTCAGGTCCATCCTTAGGATAGGAGCTGACCTAAGCGGCACTGAAAGGAGGCTCGAGGATCTCACACTGCAAGTGGTGGGCACTGAGGATAGTTTGATTAAGGTACTGACTGAGATTCTGCAGCTCCAGCAGACCCTTGATGATCTGCAGGTGAGAAATGAGCTTGGAGTTGTGAAGGATGCCATGAAGGAGCTTAAGCGTGTGCATAGAGAAGAAGATCTGGACTTTCTAGGAGAGGATCCTGAACACTAG
- the ikbip gene encoding inhibitor of nuclear factor kappa-B kinase-interacting protein isoform X1 — translation MGGVDVTAINALAREEPCATPRAAVKGFYVAAWRLRPTSKVQFDLSEGKYFSKMPSDGVKQRKGKAQNGDADTSPSGKTSQCSSVDLRTVVSLLSLSACFLLAWAMLQQNARFNEVEEKYNHLYEKAADLLALEKKFSAASRKCEDVQVQLANENVQVPLSQLSSLKQEMAQLKEWSSGLTERRQQLHTNLAQLTQAVERIENRTTAISSDVTAKVASVRTDVRRMGGLEGDVEGLLTQTNELEEKVSQVEKLMAKRIGEVLANSISRVAGLRSLMEKNTKSLEQMRKRIPELSITDTKLTERILALESGRAKLARTVMFASDLRPKVSTIKRDFAMLEPQLVDLTLRIGHLAEDLMKREEDISQIKESLANIAAVKKDLKQAQEVLTVEVTTDVPHQNDLSQTMNHTEL, via the exons ATGGGGGGCGTTGACGTCACTGCTATTAACGCGCTTGCACGCGAGGAGCCGTGCGCGACCCCGCGAGCAGCTGTAAAAGGCTTCTACGTGGCTGCATGGCGGCTGCGTCCAACATCTAAAGTGCAGTTCGACCTTTCTGAAGGAAAATACTTCAGCAAAATGCCGAGCGACGGAGTAAAACAGAGGAAAGGGAAAGCACAGAACGGAGATGCAGACACATCTCCATCTGGAAAAACTTCTCAGTGTTCTTCAGTAGATCTCAGGACTGTAGTGAGTTTGTTGTCTTTGAGTGCCTGCTTTCTCCTCGCCTG GGCCATGCTTCAACAGAACGCCAGGTTTAACGAAGTTGAGGAAAAATACAATCATTTATATGAAAAAGCAGCTGATCTGCTAGCACTGGAGAAGAAATTCAGTGCAGCTTCCAGAAAG TGTGAGGATGTCCAGGTGCAACTGGCCAACGAGAACGTGCAGGTGCCCCTGTCCCAGCTGAGCAGCCTAAAACAGGAAATGGCCCAGCTGAAGGAATGGTCTTCAGGCCTCACTGAACGACGACAGCAGCTGCACACTAACCTGGCCCAACTTACACAGGCTGTGGAGCGCATAGAGAACCGCACTACTGCTATCTCCAGTGATGTGACAGCCAAAGTAGCCTCAGTTCGAACAGATGTAAGGCGCATGGGGGGCCTGGAGGGTGATGTGGAAGGTCTCCTGACCCAGACCAATGAGCTTGAGGAGAAGGTCTCTCAAGTCGAGAAACTTATGGCCAAACGCATCGGGGAGGTGCTAGCAAACAGCATTAGTCGTGTTGCAGGCCTGAGGAGCCTTAtggagaaaaacacaaagagcCTAGAACAAATGCGCAAACGCATTCCAGAACTTTCCATCACTGACACGAAGCTTACAGAGCGTATCCTGGCTCTGGAGAGCGGCCGAGCCAAGCTGGCAAGGACAGTGATGTTCGCAAGCGACCTCCGACCCAAAGTTTCCACCATCAAGAGGGACTTTGCCATGCTGGAACCACAGCTGGTTGATTTGACTCTGAGGATCGGCCACTTGGCTGAAGACCTCATGAAAAGGGAAGAAGATATTTCGCAGATCAAGGAGAGTTTAGCAAACATCGCAGCCGTCAAGAAGGACCTTAAACAGGCTCAAGAAGTCTTGACAGTGGAAGTAACTACTGATGTTCCACACCAGAATGACCTCAGTCAAACGATGAATCACACAGAACTGTAA
- the pacsin2 gene encoding protein kinase C and casein kinase substrate in neurons protein 2 isoform X1: protein MSDYTDSLTDVSSDSFWEVGNYKRAVKRVDDGNRLCNDLMNCIHERARIEKAYALQLTEWAKRWRQLIDKGPQHGTVERAWCALMTESEKVSDLHMEIKGVLMSEDFEKVKNWQKDAYHKQMIGGLKETKEAEDGFRKAQKPWAKKLKEVDIMKKAYHTACKEEKLATTRESNSKLESNNPEAQKKLQDKVEKCQQDVQKSKERYEKALEELDKVTPQYMENMEQVFEQWQQFEDKRLHFFKELLLDVKQHLDLSTNHKFQDVYQTLEDTIQAADTEEDLKWFRSNHGPGMPMNWPQFEDWSIDFNRSLSRREKKKPSDEVTLTGISQTVERAAKTSNSLTVPSSTEAVGSNPFDDEDDEEQTPAVQPNSSPANVKKDEVVAKITNNEEKTRDSSDEETGNPFAADTNGNGNPFEDEPGSPKISVPVRALYDYESQEQDELSFKAGDEFIKVGEEDEQGWCKGRLNDGKVGLYPANYVEDIQ, encoded by the exons ATGTCTGACTACACTGATTCTTTGACTGATGTCTCCAGTGACAGTTTTTGGGAG GTTGGGAATTACAAACGAGCTGTAAAACGGGTGGATGATGGGAATCGTCTGTGTAATGACTTGATGAACTGCATTCATGAGCGAGCTCGCATTGAAAAAGCATATGCACTGCAATTGACTGAATGGGCCAAGCGCTGGAGACAACTTATAGACAAAG GGCCTCAGCACGGGACGGTGGAGCGGGCCTGGTGTGCCCTGATGACCGAATCAGAGAAGGTCAGTGATCTCCACATGGAAATAAAGGGTGTTCTCATGAGTGAGGACtttgaaaaagtgaaaaactgGCAGAAAGATGCCTACCACAAGCAGATGATCGGAGGGTTGAAGGAAACCAAAGAGGCTGAAGATGGCTTTCGCAAAGCTCAAAAACCATGGGCTAAGAAACTTAAAGAG GTGGACATAATGAAGAAGGCATACCACACAGCCTGTAAGGAAGAAAAGTTGGCCACCACCAGGGAGAGCAACAGTAAGCTGGAGAGCAACAATCCGGAGGCCCAGAAAAAGCTCCAAGACAAAGTAGAGAAGTGCCAGCAGGATGTGCAAaag TCTAAGGAGCGCTATGAGAAGGCCCTGGAGGAGTTGGATAAGGTAACACCTCAGTACATGGAGAACATGGAGCAGGTGTTTGAGCAGTGGCAGCAGTTTGAAGACAAGAGACTGCACTTCTTCAAAGAGCTTTTGCTGGATGTCAAACAACACCTTGACCTCTCTACCAATCACAA GTTCCAGGACGTGTACCAGACATTGGAGGACACGATCCAGGCAGCTGACACAGAGGAAGATCTGAAATGGTTCCGTTCCAACCATGGCCCAGGCATGCCTATGAACTGGCCTCAGTTTGAG GACTGGTCTATAGACTTTAATCGGTCGCTGAGtcggagagaaaaaaagaagccaAGTGATGAAGTAACACTTACAGGCATCAGTCAAACAGTAGAACGAGCAGCCAAGACCAGTAACAG CTTGACTGTGCCCAGTAGTACAGAAGCAGTGGGCTCAAACCCATTTGacgatgaggatgatgaagagcAGACGCCAGCAGTGCAGCCCAACAGCAGCCCAGCCAATGTGAAAAAAGACGAAGTTGTTGCCAAAAT TACCAACAATGAGGAGAAGACACGAGATTCATCAGATGAAGAGACCGGGAACCCTTTTGCAGCAGACACAAATGGAAACGGGAATCCGTTTGAGGACGAACCAGGTTCTCCTAAGATTTCGGTTCCTGTACGAGCTCTTTATGACTATGAAAGCCAGGAGCAGGATGAGCTGAGCTTCAAAGCAG GTGACGAATTTATTAAGGTCGGAGAGGAGGATGAGCAGGGGTGGTGCAAAGGACGTCTGAATGATGGCAAAGTTGGACTCTACCCAGCTAATTATGTGGAGGACATTCAGTAA
- the arfgap3 gene encoding ADP-ribosylation factor GTPase-activating protein 3 isoform X1: MTEPTKQDISAIFKRLRAIATNKACFDCFAKNPSWASITYGVFLCIDCSGTHRSLGVHLSFIRSTELDSNWSWFQLRCMQVGGNASASAFFNQHGCTATETNVKYNSRAAQRYREKIKTLATQATRQHGTELWLDSQAPLSPTSPVDKQEDFFSQHTQNDGSSFQQNLYQPQETTLEDKNNNDNQEGPSVELLSVSPKAVPGKLTYYKMALIDEDADIYGFIPFSETSLLKKKPTAAKKSLGAKKGGLGAQKVSSQSFSAQEKRAQAVDKLREESTAEKTAKPEEPVVTSLSLAYQDLELQRKKDEKKLCGLDDKKKEQAERLGMGFSNRSGVSHSVLADMQTIQQETPTISQSSSRSRKYSEEEEEEEGYFFIRTSPKYNNVEPQSTDQFFSQWEDIKKKERKKPEPDIYLSSKTSSFEDRTTARRKAETGQIPVSDDAQKKFGGAKAISSDMYFGKQDDAEYEARTRLERFSNNSAISSADLFDEQKKQTSTSYSLSNVLPSAPDMAQLKMGVRSVAGKLSVMASGVVSTIQDRYNT; this comes from the exons ATGACTGAACCCACGAAACAggacatttctgccatttttaaGCGTCTACGCGCAATTGCTACGAATAAG GCATGTTTTGACTGCTTTGCGAAGAACCCCAGCTGGGCTAGCATCACCTATGGTGTGTTCCTGTGTATTGACTGCTCAGGGACACACCGTTCTCTAGGGGTGCATCTGTCCTTTATCAG GTCCACTGAACTGGATTCCAACTGGTCCTGGTTTCAGCTGCGATGCATGCAAGTTGGAGGGAATGCCAGCGct TCTGCCTTTTTTAACCAGCATGGTTGCACTGCCACTGAAACCAATGTCAAATATAACAGCCGTGCAGCCCAGCGTTATAGAGAGAAGATTAAGACATTGGCTACTCAGGCCACAAGACAGCATGGCACTGAG CTCTGGCTGGACAGTCAGGCTCCTCTCTCCCCTACATCTCCTGTGGACAAGCAGGAAGACTTCTTCAGCCAGCACACACAG AATGATGGAAGCTCCTTTCAGCAAAATCTTTATCAACCACAGGAAACAACCTTGgaagacaaaaataataatg ACAATCAAGAAGGCCCTTCTGTTGAGCTTCTCAGTGTTTCTCCAAAAGCTGTTCCAGGTAAACTAACATATTACAAAATGGCTTTAATTGATGAAGATGCAGACATTTatggttttattcctttttcagAGACTTCTCTTCTAAAAAAGAAGCCCACAGCAGCCAAAAAATCT CTGGGTGCTAAAAAAGGAGGTCTGGGGGCTCAAAAAGTGAGCAGCCAGAGTTTCTCAGCACAGGAGAAGAGAGCTCAGGCTGTGGACAAACTGCGTGAAGAGTCAACCGCTGAGAAGACTGCCAAGCCTGAAGAGCCAGT TGTGACATCTCTGAGTCTGGCCTATCAGGATCTGGAGCTCCAGAGAAAGAAGGATGAGAAGAAGCTGTGTGGGCTTGACGACAAGAAGAAGGAGCAGGCAGAGAGGCTTGGAATGGGGTTCTCCAACAGGAG TGGAGTATCTCACTCTGTTCTTGCGGACATGCAGACAATTCAGCAGGAGACTCCCACTATTTCCCAGTCCTCCTCCCGTTCCAGGAAGTacagtgaggaggaggaggaggaagagggctACTTCTTCATTAG GACCTCCCCCAAATATAATAATGTTGAGCCCCAGTCAACTGATCAGTTCTTCTCCCAGTGGGAGGacatcaaaaagaaagaaagaaagaaaccagagCCTGATATTTATTTGAGCTCCAAGACTTCATCATTCGAAGACAG GACTACAGCAAGGAGAAAAGCAGAGACAGGGCAAATACCTGTCTCTGATGATGCCCAGAAGAAATTTGGTGGTGCAAAAGCCATCTCCTCTGACATGTATTTTGGTAAACAAGACGACGCTGAG TATGAAGCAAGAACTCGACTAGAGCGTTTCTCCAACAACTCAGCCATTAGTTCAGCAGATCTGTTTGATGAGCAGAAGAAACAAACTA GTACTTCATACAGCCTGAGCAACGTGCTGCCCAGTGCTCCGGATATGGCCCAGCTGAAGATGGGTGTCCGCTCTGTGGCTGGCAAGCTGTCCGTCATGGCCAGTGGAGTGGTTTCAACTATACAG GATCGCTACAACACATGA
- the pacsin2 gene encoding protein kinase C and casein kinase substrate in neurons protein 2 isoform X2 has product MSDYTDSLTDVSSDSFWEVGNYKRAVKRVDDGNRLCNDLMNCIHERARIEKAYALQLTEWAKRWRQLIDKGPQHGTVERAWCALMTESEKVSDLHMEIKGVLMSEDFEKVKNWQKDAYHKQMIGGLKETKEAEDGFRKAQKPWAKKLKEVDIMKKAYHTACKEEKLATTRESNSKLESNNPEAQKKLQDKVEKCQQDVQKSKERYEKALEELDKVTPQYMENMEQVFEQWQQFEDKRLHFFKELLLDVKQHLDLSTNHKFQDVYQTLEDTIQAADTEEDLKWFRSNHGPGMPMNWPQFEDWSIDFNRSLSRREKKKPSDEVTLTGISQTVERAAKTSNSTNNEEKTRDSSDEETGNPFAADTNGNGNPFEDEPGSPKISVPVRALYDYESQEQDELSFKAGDEFIKVGEEDEQGWCKGRLNDGKVGLYPANYVEDIQ; this is encoded by the exons ATGTCTGACTACACTGATTCTTTGACTGATGTCTCCAGTGACAGTTTTTGGGAG GTTGGGAATTACAAACGAGCTGTAAAACGGGTGGATGATGGGAATCGTCTGTGTAATGACTTGATGAACTGCATTCATGAGCGAGCTCGCATTGAAAAAGCATATGCACTGCAATTGACTGAATGGGCCAAGCGCTGGAGACAACTTATAGACAAAG GGCCTCAGCACGGGACGGTGGAGCGGGCCTGGTGTGCCCTGATGACCGAATCAGAGAAGGTCAGTGATCTCCACATGGAAATAAAGGGTGTTCTCATGAGTGAGGACtttgaaaaagtgaaaaactgGCAGAAAGATGCCTACCACAAGCAGATGATCGGAGGGTTGAAGGAAACCAAAGAGGCTGAAGATGGCTTTCGCAAAGCTCAAAAACCATGGGCTAAGAAACTTAAAGAG GTGGACATAATGAAGAAGGCATACCACACAGCCTGTAAGGAAGAAAAGTTGGCCACCACCAGGGAGAGCAACAGTAAGCTGGAGAGCAACAATCCGGAGGCCCAGAAAAAGCTCCAAGACAAAGTAGAGAAGTGCCAGCAGGATGTGCAAaag TCTAAGGAGCGCTATGAGAAGGCCCTGGAGGAGTTGGATAAGGTAACACCTCAGTACATGGAGAACATGGAGCAGGTGTTTGAGCAGTGGCAGCAGTTTGAAGACAAGAGACTGCACTTCTTCAAAGAGCTTTTGCTGGATGTCAAACAACACCTTGACCTCTCTACCAATCACAA GTTCCAGGACGTGTACCAGACATTGGAGGACACGATCCAGGCAGCTGACACAGAGGAAGATCTGAAATGGTTCCGTTCCAACCATGGCCCAGGCATGCCTATGAACTGGCCTCAGTTTGAG GACTGGTCTATAGACTTTAATCGGTCGCTGAGtcggagagaaaaaaagaagccaAGTGATGAAGTAACACTTACAGGCATCAGTCAAACAGTAGAACGAGCAGCCAAGACCAGTAACAG TACCAACAATGAGGAGAAGACACGAGATTCATCAGATGAAGAGACCGGGAACCCTTTTGCAGCAGACACAAATGGAAACGGGAATCCGTTTGAGGACGAACCAGGTTCTCCTAAGATTTCGGTTCCTGTACGAGCTCTTTATGACTATGAAAGCCAGGAGCAGGATGAGCTGAGCTTCAAAGCAG GTGACGAATTTATTAAGGTCGGAGAGGAGGATGAGCAGGGGTGGTGCAAAGGACGTCTGAATGATGGCAAAGTTGGACTCTACCCAGCTAATTATGTGGAGGACATTCAGTAA